A genomic region of Magnolia sinica isolate HGM2019 chromosome 6, MsV1, whole genome shotgun sequence contains the following coding sequences:
- the LOC131248286 gene encoding uncharacterized protein LOC131248286 isoform X3 → MDSNQLMDSLTAHIALYHSSISPSSSNLSNPRNSILRWFSSLSIPHRQSTLSITDRDFLLLLLQMRSHLRSRGHGLFLVLPDLPSSRFPSLPSLCYRRSRGLLSRSSASNLLEHSLSRSVLVFSSKEGEPVRPIQPLDSITVSEDFVSDLDRFVNVMDGVSDGGFLRGDEGGALGSTWQELPWLKAKGYYSLEAFVANRLELALRLSWLNCCTGKKRGVKVKEKAGAAGVAANLFWRKKGCLDWWDGLDPGIRKKIFRMVLGKRAKCLANEVIKGANDALKDEMGFLNVGAEQPLRYGPTPSCQSSMKALSGTDADVCLGIIPASISGKPTSLSNAVNGLLVLQEMSAMILAYQHGEIEKEKLFFSTLGSVHTVSDFLFRRLRGFLMVLSSDYIKRELLGDDDLKAPMNKSKEKSGGGSRKGKNKGRNTKKLHPVQKSSRPDIALQKHSEEHGCVSASRVDNNSRLGYLQNATSVEANGKPVTVNGCILQRELCKETSLSSIKEVRPKGSVNGKVQTTEKKSRKESNINKKSSLEETVKIGYPEENITENISSSVIIQSEPAAPSGLVDPSAVHHLSNDYSISGELCSPPNSSLCNATCEPTMEDGSEVSKNIQEHSVIAAAAGSFRFHSECSQTRNTLESGDLLKPDLLDPGKGEGLLLKDSSKSSSSSQNNSMHDDRKVCSCITSSNGDASGGTSDLKSLSTSPAKEHDIIPTDEGLKHQNSGCLNESASQPAVFPKSDEAALPNDENAPLQKEGGDCYVHEQTSSFGGMSYEWPSLAPFYFPSSNSQHLPPATDRLHLDVGQNWCNHAYQSFVSTRHCARNVSLEGGRTRIMPSRTLPMSLDWPPMVRSASRLVPSVTCSYDSGLVPRLQSPFHAGFTAHGVHLNGMKDEDERKYSGDVMDFCDLKNADLTDDSDSHWVAEEEYEVHAFSGRDYNQFFGGGVMYWNTSDHAGTGFSRPPSLSSEDSSWAWREADLNRAIDDMVGLPASYSSNGLASSPPAGPFCSPFDPLVPGHQPLGGYVMPGSDATGKVLHSSSTVADLPEEKVSGSLTSSPAGVVEGMTGDTLPYPILRPIIVPGLSRERSRSEFKVNHDRKSPCVPHTRRETPRIKRPPSPVVLCVPRAPRPPPPSPVGESRKQRGFPTVRSGSSSPRQLGMRSWYHEGISCDEARLCVDGAEVVWPSWGNKSLAANSMIKPLPGALLQDHLIAISQLALDQEHPDVALPLQPPDLLNCPTRKMSLSVMHSLLHEEIDSFCKQVAAGNLIKKPYINWAVKRVARSLQVLWPRSRTNIFGSNATGLALPTSDVDLVVCLPPVRNLEPIKEAGILEGRNGIKETCLQHAARYLANQEWVKSDSLKTIENTAIPVIMLVAEVPHDVIASRESISISHTSEVESAPMTGEQGSVNHSDMSGSENSLLPLCSKMENDDSMDMKSVRLDISFKSPSHTGLQTTELVRELTEQFPAAVPLALVLKQFLADRSLDHSYSGGLSSYCLVLLITRFLQHEHHLGRHINQNLGSLLMDFLYFFGIDPIHIDDPLYPTNNVGRNCFRIHQCIKAFADAYSVLENELTGLPGSGDPTTMPLVRLLPKIIPSIDSV, encoded by the exons ATGGATTCCAACCAGCTCATGGACTCTCTCACTGCTCACATCGCTttataccattcatccatctctccttcttcctcaAATCTCTCAAACCCTAGGAATTCTATCCTCCGTTGGTTCTCCTCTCTCTCAATCCCCCACCGTCAATCCACTCTCTCTATCACGGACCGCgatttcctcctcctcctcctccagaTGCGGTCCCACCTCCGATCACGTGGCCACGGCCTTTTCCTTGTCCTCCCCGATCTTCCCTCCTCTCGCTTCCCTTCCCTCCCCTCCCTCTGCTACCGCCGCTCCCGTGGCCTCCTCTCCCGCTCTAGCGCCTCTAACCTCTTAGAGCATTCCCTCTCCCGTTCTGTCCTCGTCTTCAGCTCCAAGGAAGGTGAGCCCGTCAGGCCAATCCAGCCGCTCGATTCGATCACCGTCTCGGAGGATTTTGTTAGCGATCTGGATCGGTTTGTCAATGTGATGGACGGGGTTTCTGATGGAGGCTTCCTGAGGGGGGATGAGGGTGGGGCGTTGGGGTCCACGTGGCAGGAGCTGCCATGGTTGAAGGCGAAAGGTTATTATAGCTTGGAGGCGTTCGTGGCCAATCGGTTGGAGCTGGCATTGAGGCTGTCGTGGTTGAATTGCTGCACGGGGAAGAAGCGCGGGGTGAAGGTGAAGGAGAAGGCTGGGGCTGCTGGAGTTGCAGCGAATTTGTTCTGGAGGAAGAAGGGGTGCTTGGATTGGTGGGACGGGTTAGACCCTGGAATTAGAAAGAAGATTTTTAGAATGGTTTTGGGCAAACGGGCAAAATGCCTG GCAAATGAGGTTATTAAAGGGGCAAACGATGCTTTGAAGGATGAAATGGGGTTCCTAAATGTTGGAGCAGAACAGCCTCTGAGATATGGCCCAACTCCATCATGTCAAAGTTCCATGAAGGCACTCTCAGGAACTGATGCGGATGTTTGCTTGGGGATCATTCCTGCCTCTATTTCTGGAAAGCCTACTTCCTTGTCCAATGCCGTCAATGGATTGCTTGTCCTTCAGGAGATGTCTGCTATGATATTAGCATATCAACATGgtgaaattgaaaaagaaaaattattttttagtaCATTGGGTTCTGTACATACTGTTTCAGATTTCTTATTCAGGAGATTGCGAGGGTTTCTCATGGTGTTGTCAAGTGATTATATAAAGCGTGAACTTCTTGGAGATGATGATTTGAAGGCCCCAATGAATAAATCCAAGGAGAAATCTGGTGGAGGATCTAGGAAAGGAAAGAACAAAGGCCGCAACACGAAAAAGTTACATCCTGTGCAAAAATCTTCCAGGCCTGATATTGCTCTTCAAAAACATTCCGAg GAGCATGGATGTGTATCGGCCAGTAGAGTGGACAATAACTCGAGGCTTGGGTATCTGCAGAATGCTACTTCTGTGGAGGCTAATGGAAAGCCTGTGACAGTTAATGGTTGCATTCTTCAGAGGGAACTTTGCAAGGAGACCTCACTGTCAAGCATTAAGGAG GTACGTCCAAAAGGATCTGTTAATGGAAAGGTCCAAACTACCGAAAAGAAGAGCAGGAAAGAGAGCAACATTAATAAAAAATCCAGCTTAGAAGAAACTGTTAAAATTGGGTATCCTGAAGAGAACATCACGGAGAATATTTCTTCATCCGTTATTATACAAAGCGAGCCTGCAGCACCCAGTGGGTTAGTTGATCCTTCAGCTGTTCATCATCTGTCAAATGATTATTCAATCAGTGGTGAACTGTGTTCGCCACCAAATTCAAGTCTTTGTAATGCTACTTGTGAGCCTACTATGGAGGATGGTTCTGAAGTGAGCAAAAACATCCAGGAGCATTCTGTCATTGCTGCTGCTGCAGGGAGCTTTCGTTTCCATTCAGAGTGTTCTCAGACTCGAAACACATTGGAAAGTGGTGACTTGCTGAAGCCTGATTTGTTGGATCCAGGAAAGGGTGAGGGGTTACTGCTGAAGGATTCATCTAAATCTTCTAGCTCTAGTCAAAACAACAGCATGCATGATGACAGGAAGGTCTGCAGTTGCATTACTTCCTCCAATGGTGATGCTTCTGGCGGCACTTCTGATTTGAAATCTTTGTCTACTTCACCTGCAAAGGAGCATGATATCATCCCTACTGATGAGGGGCTCAAGCATCAGAATTCTGGATGCTTAAATGAAAGTGCGTCTCAGCCAGCTGTCTTTCCAAAATCAGATGAAGCTGCTCTCCCAAACGATGAAAATGCACCACTTCAGAAGGAAGGAGGAGATTGTTATGTCCATGAACAAACTAGTTCCTTTGGAGGTATGTCGTATGAGTGGCCAAGCTTAGCACCATTTTATTTCCCATCATCCAACTCACAGCATCTCCCGCCCGCCACAGATAGATTGCATTTGGATGTTGGTCAGAATTGGTGTAATCATGCATATCAGTCTTTTGTGTCTACGAGGCATTGTGCAAGGAATGTTTCATTAGAAGGTGGACGCACCCGGATTATGCCCTCTCGAACACTGCCAATGAGCTTAGATTGGCCCCCAATGGTTAGAAGTGCAAGTAGATTGGTTCCATCAGTGACTTGTAGCTATGATTCTGGACTTGTCCCTAGGCTGCAGTCTCCTTTTCATGCAGGTTTTACAGCTCATGGAGTGCATCTTAATGGAATGAAGGATGAGGATGAAAGGAAGTACTCTGGGGATGTCATGGACTTCTGTGACTTGAAAAATGCAGATCTGACAGATGATAGTGACAGCCATTGGGTAGCTGAGGAAGAGTATGAGGTGCATGCATTTTCTGGAAGGGATTATAATCAATTTTTCGGAGGCGGAGTGATGTACTGGAATACTTCTGATCATGCAGGCACGGGCTTCTCGCGTCCTCCTTCTCTAAGCTCAGAAGATAGCTCCTGGGCTTGGCGTGAAGCAGATCTGAATAGAGCTATTGATGATATGGTTGGCTTGCCTGCTTCTTATAGTTCAAATGGTCTGGCTTCTTCTCCACCTGCTGGTCCCTTTTGTTCACCTTTTGATCCTTTGGTACCTGGACACCAGCCCCTTGGTGGTTATGTTATGCCAGGAAGTGATGCCACGGGGAAGGTACTGCATTCCTCATCAACAGTGGCAGACCTGCCAGAAGAGAAAGTCTCTGGATCTTTGACCAGTTCGCCTGCTGGTGTTGTAGAAGGAATGACCGGCGATACGCTTCCATACCCAATTTTACGGCCTATTATAGTTCCAGGTTTATCAAGGGAGAGGTCAAGATCAGAGTTCAAGGTTAATCATGACCGTAAAAGCCCATGCGTGCCTCATACTAGGAGGGAAACCCCTCGGATCAAGCGACCACCATCACCTGTTGTACTTTGTGTTCCACGAGCTCCACGACCTCCTCCGCCCTCTCCTGTTGGTGAATCTAGAAAACAGAGAGGCTTCCCAACTGTGAGGTCTGGCAGCTCTAGCCCAAGGCAGTTGGGCATGAGAAGTTGGTACCATGAAGGAATTAGTTGTGACGAAGCTCGCCTTTGTGTAGATGGTGCTGAAGTTGTTTGGCCTTCGTGGGGAAACAAAAGCCTTGCTGCAAACTCAATGATTAAACCTCTACCAGGGGCATTGTTGCAAGATCACTTGATTGCAATCTCCCAACTAGCTCTTGATCAGGAACAT CCAGATGTTGCCTTGCCTTTGCAACCTCCAGACTTACTTAATTGTCCTACTCGTAAGATGTCTTTATCTGTGATGCATAGTCTTCTCCACGAGGAAATCGATTCTTTTTGCAAGCAG GTTGCTGCTGGCAATCTAATTAAGAAGCCCTACATTAATTGGGCTGTCAAGAGGGTTGCACGATCTCTCCAAGTACTTTGGCCTCGTTCCAGGACAAATATCTTTGGTTCAAATGCAACCGGTCTGGCTCTTCCGACTAGTGATGTTGATCTTGTGGTTTGTCTCCCTCCAGTGCGGAATTTG GAACCTATTAAAGAAGCTGGAATTTTGGAGGGACGTAATGGTATTAAAGAAACATGCCTCCAG CATGCAGCTAGATACCTTGCCAACCAGGAGTGGGTTAAAAGTGACTCTCTTAAAACGATAGAGAATACAGCC ATACCTGTTATCATGCTAGTGGCTGAAGTTCCACATGATGTTATTGCTTCTAGAGAGAGTATTTCCATTTCACATACATCAGAAGTTGAATCAGCCCCCATGACTGGTGAACAAGGCAGTGTTAATCATTCTGACATGTCGGGTTCAGAAAATTCCTTGTTGCCATTGTGCTCAAAAATGGAAAATGATGACAGTATGGATATGAAATCAGTTCGTCTCGACATCAGTTTTAAGTCACCATCGCATACAGGACTCCAAACTACTGAACTG GTTAGAGAGCTAACTGAGCAGTTTCCTGCTGCAGTACCTCTTGCTTTGGTTTTGAAACAGTTCTTGGCAGATCGTAGCTTGGATCATTCATATTCGGGCGGTTTAAGTTCGTATTGTTTG GTGTTATTGATCACACGGTTTCTTCAACATGAGCACCATCTTGGCCGGCATATCAACCAA
- the LOC131248286 gene encoding uncharacterized protein LOC131248286 isoform X2 — MDSNQLMDSLTAHIALYHSSISPSSSNLSNPRNSILRWFSSLSIPHRQSTLSITDRDFLLLLLQMRSHLRSRGHGLFLVLPDLPSSRFPSLPSLCYRRSRGLLSRSSASNLLEHSLSRSVLVFSSKEGEPVRPIQPLDSITVSEDFVSDLDRFVNVMDGVSDGGFLRGDEGGALGSTWQELPWLKAKGYYSLEAFVANRLELALRLSWLNCCTGKKRGVKVKEKAGAAGVAANLFWRKKGCLDWWDGLDPGIRKKIFRMVLGKRAKCLANEVIKGANDALKDEMGFLNVGAEQPLRYGPTPSCQSSMKALSGTDADVCLGIIPASISGKPTSLSNAVNGLLVLQEMSAMILAYQHGEIEKEKLFFSTLGSVHTVSDFLFRRLRGFLMVLSSDYIKRELLGDDDLKAPMNKSKEKSGGGSRKGKNKGRNTKKLHPVQKSSRPDIALQKHSEEHGCVSASRVDNNSRLGYLQNATSVEANGKPVTVNGCILQRELCKETSLSSIKEVRPKGSVNGKVQTTEKKSRKESNINKKSSLEETVKIGYPEENITENISSSVIIQSEPAAPSGLVDPSAVHHLSNDYSISGELCSPPNSSLCNATCEPTMEDGSEVSKNIQEHSVIAAAAGSFRFHSECSQTRNTLESGDLLKPDLLDPGKGEGLLLKDSSKSSSSSQNNSMHDDRKVCSCITSSNGDASGGTSDLKSLSTSPAKEHDIIPTDEGLKHQNSGCLNESASQPAVFPKSDEAALPNDENAPLQKEGGDCYVHEQTSSFGGMSYEWPSLAPFYFPSSNSQHLPPATDRLHLDVGQNWCNHAYQSFVSTRHCARNVSLEGGRTRIMPSRTLPMSLDWPPMVRSASRLVPSVTCSYDSGLVPRLQSPFHAGFTAHGVHLNGMKDEDERKYSGDVMDFCDLKNADLTDDSDSHWVAEEEYEVHAFSGRDYNQFFGGGVMYWNTSDHAGTGFSRPPSLSSEDSSWAWREADLNRAIDDMVGLPASYSSNGLASSPPAGPFCSPFDPLVPGHQPLGGYVMPGSDATGKVLHSSSTVADLPEEKVSGSLTSSPAGVVEGMTGDTLPYPILRPIIVPGLSRERSRSEFKVNHDRKSPCVPHTRRETPRIKRPPSPVVLCVPRAPRPPPPSPVGESRKQRGFPTVRSGSSSPRQLGMRSWYHEGISCDEARLCVDGAEVVWPSWGNKSLAANSMIKPLPGALLQDHLIAISQLALDQEHPDVALPLQPPDLLNCPTRKMSLSVMHSLLHEEIDSFCKQVAAGNLIKKPYINWAVKRVARSLQVLWPRSRTNIFGSNATGLALPTSDVDLVVCLPPVRNLEPIKEAGILEGRNGIKETCLQIPVIMLVAEVPHDVIASRESISISHTSEVESAPMTGEQGSVNHSDMSGSENSLLPLCSKMENDDSMDMKSVRLDISFKSPSHTGLQTTELVRELTEQFPAAVPLALVLKQFLADRSLDHSYSGGLSSYCLVLLITRFLQHEHHLGRHINQNLGSLLMDFLYFFGNVFDPRQMRISIQGSGVYVNRERGYSIDPIHIDDPLYPTNNVGRNCFRIHQCIKAFADAYSVLENELTGLPGSGDPTTMPLVRLLPKIIPSIDSV, encoded by the exons ATGGATTCCAACCAGCTCATGGACTCTCTCACTGCTCACATCGCTttataccattcatccatctctccttcttcctcaAATCTCTCAAACCCTAGGAATTCTATCCTCCGTTGGTTCTCCTCTCTCTCAATCCCCCACCGTCAATCCACTCTCTCTATCACGGACCGCgatttcctcctcctcctcctccagaTGCGGTCCCACCTCCGATCACGTGGCCACGGCCTTTTCCTTGTCCTCCCCGATCTTCCCTCCTCTCGCTTCCCTTCCCTCCCCTCCCTCTGCTACCGCCGCTCCCGTGGCCTCCTCTCCCGCTCTAGCGCCTCTAACCTCTTAGAGCATTCCCTCTCCCGTTCTGTCCTCGTCTTCAGCTCCAAGGAAGGTGAGCCCGTCAGGCCAATCCAGCCGCTCGATTCGATCACCGTCTCGGAGGATTTTGTTAGCGATCTGGATCGGTTTGTCAATGTGATGGACGGGGTTTCTGATGGAGGCTTCCTGAGGGGGGATGAGGGTGGGGCGTTGGGGTCCACGTGGCAGGAGCTGCCATGGTTGAAGGCGAAAGGTTATTATAGCTTGGAGGCGTTCGTGGCCAATCGGTTGGAGCTGGCATTGAGGCTGTCGTGGTTGAATTGCTGCACGGGGAAGAAGCGCGGGGTGAAGGTGAAGGAGAAGGCTGGGGCTGCTGGAGTTGCAGCGAATTTGTTCTGGAGGAAGAAGGGGTGCTTGGATTGGTGGGACGGGTTAGACCCTGGAATTAGAAAGAAGATTTTTAGAATGGTTTTGGGCAAACGGGCAAAATGCCTG GCAAATGAGGTTATTAAAGGGGCAAACGATGCTTTGAAGGATGAAATGGGGTTCCTAAATGTTGGAGCAGAACAGCCTCTGAGATATGGCCCAACTCCATCATGTCAAAGTTCCATGAAGGCACTCTCAGGAACTGATGCGGATGTTTGCTTGGGGATCATTCCTGCCTCTATTTCTGGAAAGCCTACTTCCTTGTCCAATGCCGTCAATGGATTGCTTGTCCTTCAGGAGATGTCTGCTATGATATTAGCATATCAACATGgtgaaattgaaaaagaaaaattattttttagtaCATTGGGTTCTGTACATACTGTTTCAGATTTCTTATTCAGGAGATTGCGAGGGTTTCTCATGGTGTTGTCAAGTGATTATATAAAGCGTGAACTTCTTGGAGATGATGATTTGAAGGCCCCAATGAATAAATCCAAGGAGAAATCTGGTGGAGGATCTAGGAAAGGAAAGAACAAAGGCCGCAACACGAAAAAGTTACATCCTGTGCAAAAATCTTCCAGGCCTGATATTGCTCTTCAAAAACATTCCGAg GAGCATGGATGTGTATCGGCCAGTAGAGTGGACAATAACTCGAGGCTTGGGTATCTGCAGAATGCTACTTCTGTGGAGGCTAATGGAAAGCCTGTGACAGTTAATGGTTGCATTCTTCAGAGGGAACTTTGCAAGGAGACCTCACTGTCAAGCATTAAGGAG GTACGTCCAAAAGGATCTGTTAATGGAAAGGTCCAAACTACCGAAAAGAAGAGCAGGAAAGAGAGCAACATTAATAAAAAATCCAGCTTAGAAGAAACTGTTAAAATTGGGTATCCTGAAGAGAACATCACGGAGAATATTTCTTCATCCGTTATTATACAAAGCGAGCCTGCAGCACCCAGTGGGTTAGTTGATCCTTCAGCTGTTCATCATCTGTCAAATGATTATTCAATCAGTGGTGAACTGTGTTCGCCACCAAATTCAAGTCTTTGTAATGCTACTTGTGAGCCTACTATGGAGGATGGTTCTGAAGTGAGCAAAAACATCCAGGAGCATTCTGTCATTGCTGCTGCTGCAGGGAGCTTTCGTTTCCATTCAGAGTGTTCTCAGACTCGAAACACATTGGAAAGTGGTGACTTGCTGAAGCCTGATTTGTTGGATCCAGGAAAGGGTGAGGGGTTACTGCTGAAGGATTCATCTAAATCTTCTAGCTCTAGTCAAAACAACAGCATGCATGATGACAGGAAGGTCTGCAGTTGCATTACTTCCTCCAATGGTGATGCTTCTGGCGGCACTTCTGATTTGAAATCTTTGTCTACTTCACCTGCAAAGGAGCATGATATCATCCCTACTGATGAGGGGCTCAAGCATCAGAATTCTGGATGCTTAAATGAAAGTGCGTCTCAGCCAGCTGTCTTTCCAAAATCAGATGAAGCTGCTCTCCCAAACGATGAAAATGCACCACTTCAGAAGGAAGGAGGAGATTGTTATGTCCATGAACAAACTAGTTCCTTTGGAGGTATGTCGTATGAGTGGCCAAGCTTAGCACCATTTTATTTCCCATCATCCAACTCACAGCATCTCCCGCCCGCCACAGATAGATTGCATTTGGATGTTGGTCAGAATTGGTGTAATCATGCATATCAGTCTTTTGTGTCTACGAGGCATTGTGCAAGGAATGTTTCATTAGAAGGTGGACGCACCCGGATTATGCCCTCTCGAACACTGCCAATGAGCTTAGATTGGCCCCCAATGGTTAGAAGTGCAAGTAGATTGGTTCCATCAGTGACTTGTAGCTATGATTCTGGACTTGTCCCTAGGCTGCAGTCTCCTTTTCATGCAGGTTTTACAGCTCATGGAGTGCATCTTAATGGAATGAAGGATGAGGATGAAAGGAAGTACTCTGGGGATGTCATGGACTTCTGTGACTTGAAAAATGCAGATCTGACAGATGATAGTGACAGCCATTGGGTAGCTGAGGAAGAGTATGAGGTGCATGCATTTTCTGGAAGGGATTATAATCAATTTTTCGGAGGCGGAGTGATGTACTGGAATACTTCTGATCATGCAGGCACGGGCTTCTCGCGTCCTCCTTCTCTAAGCTCAGAAGATAGCTCCTGGGCTTGGCGTGAAGCAGATCTGAATAGAGCTATTGATGATATGGTTGGCTTGCCTGCTTCTTATAGTTCAAATGGTCTGGCTTCTTCTCCACCTGCTGGTCCCTTTTGTTCACCTTTTGATCCTTTGGTACCTGGACACCAGCCCCTTGGTGGTTATGTTATGCCAGGAAGTGATGCCACGGGGAAGGTACTGCATTCCTCATCAACAGTGGCAGACCTGCCAGAAGAGAAAGTCTCTGGATCTTTGACCAGTTCGCCTGCTGGTGTTGTAGAAGGAATGACCGGCGATACGCTTCCATACCCAATTTTACGGCCTATTATAGTTCCAGGTTTATCAAGGGAGAGGTCAAGATCAGAGTTCAAGGTTAATCATGACCGTAAAAGCCCATGCGTGCCTCATACTAGGAGGGAAACCCCTCGGATCAAGCGACCACCATCACCTGTTGTACTTTGTGTTCCACGAGCTCCACGACCTCCTCCGCCCTCTCCTGTTGGTGAATCTAGAAAACAGAGAGGCTTCCCAACTGTGAGGTCTGGCAGCTCTAGCCCAAGGCAGTTGGGCATGAGAAGTTGGTACCATGAAGGAATTAGTTGTGACGAAGCTCGCCTTTGTGTAGATGGTGCTGAAGTTGTTTGGCCTTCGTGGGGAAACAAAAGCCTTGCTGCAAACTCAATGATTAAACCTCTACCAGGGGCATTGTTGCAAGATCACTTGATTGCAATCTCCCAACTAGCTCTTGATCAGGAACAT CCAGATGTTGCCTTGCCTTTGCAACCTCCAGACTTACTTAATTGTCCTACTCGTAAGATGTCTTTATCTGTGATGCATAGTCTTCTCCACGAGGAAATCGATTCTTTTTGCAAGCAG GTTGCTGCTGGCAATCTAATTAAGAAGCCCTACATTAATTGGGCTGTCAAGAGGGTTGCACGATCTCTCCAAGTACTTTGGCCTCGTTCCAGGACAAATATCTTTGGTTCAAATGCAACCGGTCTGGCTCTTCCGACTAGTGATGTTGATCTTGTGGTTTGTCTCCCTCCAGTGCGGAATTTG GAACCTATTAAAGAAGCTGGAATTTTGGAGGGACGTAATGGTATTAAAGAAACATGCCTCCAG ATACCTGTTATCATGCTAGTGGCTGAAGTTCCACATGATGTTATTGCTTCTAGAGAGAGTATTTCCATTTCACATACATCAGAAGTTGAATCAGCCCCCATGACTGGTGAACAAGGCAGTGTTAATCATTCTGACATGTCGGGTTCAGAAAATTCCTTGTTGCCATTGTGCTCAAAAATGGAAAATGATGACAGTATGGATATGAAATCAGTTCGTCTCGACATCAGTTTTAAGTCACCATCGCATACAGGACTCCAAACTACTGAACTG GTTAGAGAGCTAACTGAGCAGTTTCCTGCTGCAGTACCTCTTGCTTTGGTTTTGAAACAGTTCTTGGCAGATCGTAGCTTGGATCATTCATATTCGGGCGGTTTAAGTTCGTATTGTTTG GTGTTATTGATCACACGGTTTCTTCAACATGAGCACCATCTTGGCCGGCATATCAACCAA